Proteins from a genomic interval of Cognatishimia sp. WU-CL00825:
- the crcB gene encoding fluoride efflux transporter CrcB — protein MLINLAYVALGGALGAVLRYVTGLGAARLAAAGLPLGIITVNVIGSFLMGLCVVYLGKRGLMHLSPLLMTGFLGGFTTFSAFSLETVTLFERGQTGAALSYVLISVIGSILALALGVWLARGVWA, from the coding sequence ATGCTTATCAACCTTGCATATGTGGCCCTTGGCGGGGCATTAGGCGCTGTTTTGCGTTATGTGACCGGGCTTGGCGCTGCGCGCCTTGCGGCGGCGGGCCTGCCGCTGGGGATTATCACGGTGAATGTCATCGGATCGTTTCTGATGGGACTTTGCGTGGTCTATTTGGGCAAACGTGGGTTGATGCATCTAAGCCCCCTGTTGATGACAGGGTTTTTGGGAGGCTTCACAACCTTTTCGGCGTTTTCGCTGGAAACGGTGACTTTATTTGAGCGCGGCCAGACCGGTGCGGCGCTAAGCTATGTGCTGATTTCAGTGATTGGGTCGATCTTGGCCTTGGCGCTTGGGGTTTGGCTTGCACGCGGAGTATGGGCATGA
- a CDS encoding replication-associated recombination protein A, whose protein sequence is MADLFQDEGAGPISGSETTPNTAPRPLADRLRPQTLSEVIGQSQVLGPEAPLGIMLASGTLSSLIFWGPPGVGKTTIARLLALETDLHFVQISAIFTGVPDLRKVFEAAKIRRQNGRGTLLFVDEIHRFNKAQQDGFLPYMEDGTILLVGATTENPSFELNAAVLSRAQVMVLERLDDADLEALSQRAEAELGKPLPLTASARATLHSMADGDGRALLNLIEQINAWKVAGDLGPEELGKRLMKRAAKYDKNGDEHYNLISALHKSVRGSDPDAALYWFARMLEGGEDPRYLARRFVRMAVEDIALADPNAQTVCLHAWETFERLGSPEGELALAQAVIYLALAPKTNAGYMAYKAARVAAKKTGSLMPPKHILNAPTSLMEEQGYGKGYDYDHSAEDGFSGQNYFPEGMKRPKFYEPVERGFERDLKKRVDYFAKLREKREGSE, encoded by the coding sequence ATGGCGGATCTTTTCCAAGACGAGGGTGCCGGGCCTATATCTGGCTCTGAAACCACGCCCAACACAGCGCCGCGACCGCTTGCGGATCGGTTACGGCCACAGACTCTGTCAGAGGTGATCGGACAGTCCCAGGTGCTTGGGCCAGAGGCCCCGCTGGGGATCATGCTGGCCTCGGGCACGCTGAGTTCCTTGATATTTTGGGGGCCTCCGGGGGTTGGTAAAACCACTATAGCCCGGCTATTGGCGTTGGAAACGGATCTGCATTTTGTTCAGATCAGCGCGATATTCACCGGCGTGCCGGATTTGCGCAAAGTCTTTGAGGCGGCCAAAATTCGTCGCCAGAATGGACGCGGCACCCTGTTGTTTGTGGATGAGATCCACCGGTTTAACAAAGCCCAGCAGGATGGGTTTCTGCCCTATATGGAGGATGGCACCATTCTGTTGGTGGGGGCCACAACTGAAAATCCAAGTTTTGAGCTGAATGCGGCGGTGCTGTCGCGCGCACAGGTCATGGTGCTGGAACGCTTGGATGATGCAGACCTTGAGGCCTTGAGCCAACGGGCCGAAGCGGAACTGGGCAAGCCGTTGCCCCTGACCGCAAGCGCCCGCGCGACGTTGCATTCTATGGCGGATGGTGATGGGCGGGCGCTGTTGAACCTGATTGAGCAAATCAACGCCTGGAAGGTTGCTGGGGATCTTGGCCCGGAAGAACTGGGTAAGCGCCTGATGAAACGCGCGGCGAAATACGACAAGAACGGCGATGAACATTACAATTTGATTTCTGCCTTGCATAAATCGGTGCGCGGCTCGGACCCGGATGCGGCTCTGTATTGGTTTGCCCGAATGCTGGAGGGTGGCGAGGACCCGCGGTATCTTGCGCGGCGCTTTGTGCGCATGGCAGTCGAAGATATCGCGCTCGCGGACCCCAATGCTCAGACTGTGTGTTTGCATGCCTGGGAAACCTTTGAGCGGCTGGGCTCGCCGGAAGGTGAGTTGGCGCTGGCGCAGGCGGTGATCTATCTGGCGCTCGCGCCAAAGACCAACGCCGGTTATATGGCCTATAAGGCGGCGCGGGTGGCCGCCAAGAAGACCGGATCCCTGATGCCGCCCAAACATATTCTGAATGCGCCGACTTCGCTGATGGAAGAGCAGGGCTATGGCAAAGGCTATGATTATGACCACAGCGCCGAAGATGGGTTTTCCGGTCAGAACTATTTTCCGGAAGGCATGAAGCGCCCCAAATTCTACGAGCCGGTGGAGCGCGGCTTTGAGCGGGACCTGAAAAAACGCGTCGATTACTTTGCCAAGCTGCGCGAAAAGCGCGAGGGATCGGAGTAG
- a CDS encoding RluA family pseudouridine synthase: MSGVQNLTIVADDADMRLDRWMKQKFPQLNQIRIEKMCRKGEIRLDGGRVKPATRLVEGQNIRIPPVPDYYEPKQHSERRISAADEKLIQSCVLYRDDHLIVLNKPAGLPTQGGSKQTRHVDGLAEALKFGNDEKPRLVHRLDKDTSGVLVLARSRKMASDLTAAFRHHATRKIYWAVVGGVPTPYLGEIKYGLVKAGGHGPRGEGEKMHCVHPREVASTPGAKRAITQYATLYRVASRAAWVAMEPVTGRTHQLRAHMAEIGHPIIGDGKYGGSGQENLGDGWGAQLGGMISKKLHLHARTMSFEHPVTKQPLIVHAPLPEHMQNTFDTFDWAPHMAAEDPFEELR, from the coding sequence ATGAGTGGCGTACAGAATTTGACGATCGTGGCGGATGACGCTGATATGCGGTTGGACCGCTGGATGAAACAGAAGTTTCCTCAGTTAAACCAAATCCGCATCGAAAAGATGTGCCGAAAGGGCGAAATTCGCCTGGATGGCGGCCGGGTGAAGCCGGCGACCCGTTTGGTGGAAGGGCAGAATATTCGTATTCCGCCGGTGCCGGATTATTATGAGCCAAAACAGCACAGCGAGCGCCGGATATCGGCGGCCGATGAAAAACTGATTCAATCCTGCGTGCTGTATCGCGATGATCATCTGATTGTGTTGAACAAGCCAGCAGGACTGCCCACCCAAGGCGGCAGCAAACAAACGCGCCACGTGGATGGTTTGGCAGAGGCCCTGAAGTTTGGCAATGATGAGAAACCGCGCCTTGTGCACCGGTTGGACAAAGACACCTCTGGTGTTTTGGTCCTGGCGCGGTCGCGCAAGATGGCCAGCGATTTGACCGCAGCTTTTCGCCATCACGCGACGCGCAAGATTTACTGGGCGGTGGTGGGCGGTGTGCCCACGCCTTATCTTGGCGAAATCAAGTATGGTCTGGTCAAAGCTGGCGGTCACGGGCCGCGGGGGGAAGGCGAGAAGATGCATTGCGTGCATCCACGTGAGGTGGCGAGCACCCCAGGTGCCAAACGCGCGATCACTCAATATGCCACATTATACCGGGTGGCGAGCCGGGCGGCCTGGGTCGCCATGGAGCCGGTGACGGGGCGGACACACCAGCTGCGGGCGCATATGGCAGAGATTGGTCACCCGATTATTGGCGATGGAAAATACGGTGGTTCTGGCCAGGAAAACCTGGGCGATGGTTGGGGCGCGCAGCTTGGCGGGATGATCAGCAAAAAGCTGCACCTGCATGCGCGCACCATGTCGTTTGAGCATCCGGTGACAAAACAGCCATTGATTGTGCATGCGCCCCTGCCTGAGCATATGCAAAACACCTTTGATACTTTTGACTGGGCCCCGCATATGGCCGCCGAAGATCCGTTTGAGGAGTTGCGATGA
- a CDS encoding HAD-IA family hydrolase, whose amino-acid sequence MTDLRLVVFDVDGTLVDSQGDIIAAMTLAFEGQGLTMPPRNQVLAQVGLSLEVIFPRLVPDGTQALFDSLVQGYKDAYMHLRKAKGSVQSSPLYPGALDVLGSLNALPDTLLGVATGKSRRGLDKLLEAHGLTRTFVTEQVADFHPSKPHPAMLHAALSDTGVAQDRAVMVGDTSFDMEMAKAAGLYAIGVSWGYHKPDQLHQADVVIHEFNQLHDVLNKFWG is encoded by the coding sequence ATGACGGATTTGAGGCTTGTCGTCTTTGACGTCGACGGGACTTTGGTGGACAGTCAAGGCGATATCATCGCTGCGATGACCCTGGCCTTTGAAGGGCAGGGCTTGACGATGCCGCCGCGCAATCAGGTGTTGGCGCAGGTTGGCTTGTCGCTTGAGGTGATCTTTCCACGGTTGGTTCCCGACGGAACGCAGGCGCTATTTGACAGTTTGGTGCAGGGCTATAAGGACGCTTATATGCATTTGCGCAAAGCCAAAGGCAGTGTGCAAAGTTCGCCGCTTTACCCTGGAGCTTTGGATGTGTTGGGCAGCTTGAATGCCCTGCCAGATACGCTGTTGGGTGTTGCAACTGGCAAGTCCCGCCGAGGATTGGATAAGCTGCTGGAAGCGCATGGGTTGACCAGGACTTTTGTGACCGAACAAGTGGCCGATTTTCACCCGTCTAAGCCGCATCCCGCGATGTTACACGCTGCCCTGTCTGACACGGGTGTGGCGCAGGATCGTGCGGTTATGGTGGGGGACACAAGTTTTGATATGGAAATGGCCAAGGCAGCGGGTCTTTATGCCATTGGTGTCAGCTGGGGCTATCATAAGCCTGATCAGTTGCATCAGGCTGATGTTGTCATTCACGAATTCAATCAATTGCACGATGTGCTGAACAAGTTTTGGGGCTAA
- a CDS encoding trypsin-like peptidase domain-containing protein, with amino-acid sequence MIRAIATALCLSLASIATADTQIPNSRAEIALGFAPLVKQATPAVVNIYAKRVVAVRESPFQGDPFFQNLFREFGTTRPKVQNSLGSGVILSSDGIIVSNYHVVGMATDIRVVLNDRREFTADVLLSDQANDLAILQLNSTEEMPFLPLRDSDNVAVGELVLAIGNPFGVGQTVSSGIVSGLARSGTAAGAGQGYFIQTDAPINPGNSGGALIDVNGDLIGINTRILTRSGGSNGIGFAIPANLVAEFVQQARAGNRQFEKPWAGAVGQSVDADIADSLGLDRPGGIVISALHAASPYRAAGIRSGDVILSVDGQPVTNGAEMVFRMAVAGIGSVAKIGGLIDGKHQVVEVDLIAPPDSPARNQATTGRKSAIPGMVLSNINPAVVVQFGLPLLSQGVVVEDPGDIGARAGLRVGDILLEVDGRATPDVAAVTKALDAAKNRLSMGVQRGARRVVMRFRL; translated from the coding sequence ATGATCCGCGCCATTGCCACAGCGCTATGCCTCAGCCTTGCCAGCATTGCCACAGCCGATACCCAAATCCCGAATTCTCGGGCCGAGATAGCGCTTGGTTTTGCCCCATTGGTGAAACAAGCCACACCGGCGGTGGTCAATATCTATGCCAAACGTGTGGTGGCTGTGCGTGAAAGCCCGTTTCAGGGCGACCCATTTTTTCAGAATCTGTTTCGGGAATTTGGCACCACACGGCCCAAAGTGCAAAACTCTTTGGGATCAGGTGTGATCCTGTCATCTGACGGTATTATTGTATCAAACTACCATGTTGTGGGCATGGCGACCGATATCCGCGTTGTTTTGAATGATCGGCGCGAATTCACCGCAGATGTTCTGTTGTCTGATCAGGCCAACGATCTGGCGATCCTGCAACTAAACAGCACCGAAGAGATGCCGTTTCTACCCCTGCGTGACAGCGATAATGTGGCTGTCGGAGAGCTGGTACTGGCGATTGGCAATCCGTTTGGGGTTGGGCAAACGGTTTCCAGCGGCATTGTCTCGGGATTGGCGCGCAGCGGCACGGCGGCCGGCGCTGGTCAGGGCTATTTCATCCAGACCGATGCGCCGATCAATCCGGGCAACTCAGGGGGCGCGCTGATTGATGTGAATGGCGATTTGATTGGCATCAACACCCGAATTCTCACACGGTCGGGGGGGAGCAACGGCATTGGATTTGCTATTCCGGCCAATCTGGTCGCGGAATTTGTGCAGCAGGCACGGGCGGGCAATCGCCAGTTCGAAAAACCTTGGGCGGGGGCGGTTGGACAATCGGTTGATGCTGATATCGCTGACAGTCTGGGGTTGGATCGTCCAGGGGGCATTGTGATTTCCGCCTTACATGCGGCCAGCCCCTATCGTGCGGCGGGCATTCGGTCTGGCGATGTGATCCTGTCAGTGGATGGTCAGCCGGTGACAAATGGTGCCGAAATGGTGTTTCGCATGGCGGTTGCCGGTATTGGCTCGGTGGCCAAAATTGGCGGTCTGATTGACGGAAAACATCAAGTGGTGGAGGTCGATCTGATTGCGCCACCGGATAGCCCAGCCCGAAATCAGGCGACCACGGGCCGCAAATCCGCCATTCCGGGCATGGTGTTGTCAAATATCAACCCGGCGGTGGTGGTGCAGTTTGGCCTGCCGCTTCTGTCGCAAGGGGTGGTGGTGGAAGACCCTGGCGATATCGGTGCCCGCGCGGGGCTTAGGGTTGGGGATATTTTGCTTGAGGTCGATGGGCGAGCAACGCCGGATGTGGCGGCCGTCACCAAGGCCTTAGATGCAGCCAAAAACCGGCTTTCCATGGGGGTCCAAAGAGGCGCGCGCCGGGTTGTTATGCGCTTTCGGCTCTAG